TGGGCCGATCCCTGCGAGGACTTTGGAGCCGAAAAGGGCAACGAACACTTTGTCCACAACTCCGTGCGAGGatgctccttcttctacTCCTATCACGCCGCTTGTGCCTTCCTGGAGGCCAACGGACTGCTGTCCATCATTCGAGCTCACGAGGCCCAGGATGCCGGCTACAGAATGTACAGAAAAACCAAGAGCACTGGTTTCCCCTCGGTCATGACCATCTTCTCGGCACCCAACTATCTGGATGCATACAATAACAAGGCTGCGGTTCTTAAGTACGAGAACAACGTCATGAACATTCGGCAGTTCAACTCATCTCCCCATCCCTACTGGCTGCCCAACTTCATGAATGTGTTCACCTGGTCCATGCCCTTTGTGGGTGAGAAGATCACCGAAATGCTCATTACCATGCTCAACATTTGCACAAAGGAGGAGCTTGAAGATGACGACAGCGTTAGCGGGATCAGTGAAGCTACTGAGCTCAAACCCGCTGCTTCTGTCGCCACCGGTGACTCTGATGCTCCCAGTGCCATCTCGTTCGACCAGCGAAGGGCTCTCAGAAACAAGATTCTGGCCATTGGGCGAGTGTCACGTCTATTCAACGTTCTGCGACAGGAGTCCGAGTCTGTTTCAgagctcaaggctgtgTCTGGAGGCAAGCTTCCTCAGGGAACCCTTATGCTCGGTGGCCAGGGTATTCGAGACGCTATCACTTCGTTTGAGGAGGCTAGAAGCGCGGATCTGAGCAACGAGCGCCTGCCTCCTACTAGTgaggagcaggccaaggaaaagcagcagcagcaggagggcttcaagaaggccatGGGCGAGCATGATGAAAAGATCCAGCGATTGGCCCGACGGCTGAGCAGGGGTTGAGAATTTATATAGTATAAAGCGACGTTGCacagtagtacatactaacAGCTGACGATGATGTCCGTGGAGGCAAGAAGATGGCAGAATAGATTAGTCAATATCACACGCTTCGTCATCTTACATATAAATAGCCGCCCGTTACTAAACTGTCACCAAACTGTCATTCCAACGCGTACCTGTGTGCGCTtgacagaaaaaaaaaatgtctGACATAACCACGCGTCTACAGCTGACGTCGGTAGGTACatacggtacttgtagaagcgcagtccaaaaaaaaggatACTTGCTGAGCCTTAGCCCCATTCCAGACCTTCCAGAGCGCCTTGTGCCCTACATCTAGCAGCAAGGGCAGATTGCAGTGTGCCTAACATGTGTTTTGGAAAACGCTGCGGAGTTCTAGGGACTAGGACATTCCATTCCAGATCCCACCATTCGTTGGAACCGCTGcagaccaaaaaaaagacgaaCGGCATGAACAAGGCGCTTGTCTTGTGCAGTATGTATTTGTAGCACCAGGCTGTGCCAGAAACCCCAGGTGCCTGGTTCGTTGCAGAAAGTGTCGATAACGGCAATGGCTGCCTGTACAGCGATAACAGATGGCTGTGCAATGTCTATTTTGCCGTCTTTATCCGTCTACGGGCCGCAatcttttctttttcaagATGTAGTCCGTGCATGGTACAGGGTCTGCCGAGAGCGATGCAGCAGTTGCAGAGTGCATAGAAAGATGCGGTTGTGGAATGAAGCGGCTGCCCAGTCGGGGAAGAATTGGCACTAATCGGGCAATGGCCTGTCTGGTTGCCGCAGTTATGGCTCCGTTGCCGCAGTTACGGGTCTCATAAAGATCCGCCATGGTCTCACCAGCAGCCCAGAAGCAAGCAAGTGTGTGTATGGTATGGGACCAACAGACTGTAGATTCACAGCATAACGGCGGCTGTGATGCGGTTaggaagagcagcagaTATTATTTCCAAGAAGCAAGGAGCCGACTGATAATATCGAGCCGACTGATAATATCGAGCCGACTGTTACCGAGCTTTTCGACAGATACTTTTTAATATGACCTGTCAGATGAGGAATATTATGTTGTAATAACGGCTTTTTCACCATGAATTGATTCCACCGGTTAGCTGTCGGAACTGGTTGTCGGACCCGGTTCAGGGTGCGCGCACTACAAAAAGCTGCCGTATTATGCTGTACAAGCAGGCTATACTTGGCGAGCTGTAGAACCCATGTCCAATATCTGGGAAATACGGTACATATACCAAAGCGTCTTTTACTATGTCGATCTCTGTTCATGTCGGGTTTGAGACATTTCGGGAGATTGGCTGGGATCAACATTGGCTGTGGGGTCTACTCCTCCAAGTGGTGATTACTAACTCGTCACGACGGAAATGCAGGGCTTGTACAGGACAATAGAAAAAATATCTCCATATTATTTCCACCGTATTGGACGTGCCTGATAGCTGTGCTTTTCCAATGTGCCTCCAGAGCGCGGATGGACCAACTGTATGCATGGATCTAATTGGGGTCTCCACCCTTGCACTTAGAGCGATGCAATGGCTCCAAGGAAGACACTAGTTGTAGTGCGCAAGTCCCTTTCCGGGGGGTTTAGAAACTGTCTGACGTTCATTAATGGTGCCTGAAGAGAGTCCGGGCGTATTTTCGAGGTGGTTTTAGTGCCTCAGATCCCGTATATATCATTAATAGACATCCTATTCCGGAGTCCGAATCATGGTTGGGTAAATACGTCTTGAGCCCTCGGTACAGTATCTCCGCCAAAacaaaacgaaaaaaaaaaacgggGAAAAAACGAGAACCCTGAGCACGCCCATGATCCCAAGGCTTGCTCAATACAGTCCAGGACTATTACCAGGGCGCTAATGTCGCGCCAGCTCGGTCTAAAATGCTTAGCGTGACCAACATGGATTGTGAGTAAATAATAGTTATACGAGAAGGGCGTGCATACTGGTGCAATACGTGGTCTAATATCGCGCCATGTCTCGCTCGTCTCGCTCGGCCTCGCCCCAATCGGGTCTTGATTGGACCTCTTTGGAACCTCTCTGTTTATTTATTGTGTTTCACAACCTCAATGTCTCAGGTTGATTGGGCGGGCCGTCCCCGAGTGTGGGGAGATGTAAAGAGGAAATGTGTCAGACGTGTAGTCCAAAAGAGAGACCGAGAGCGGTTGGAGGCAGGCATCCGTGGAGGTGTTTCAAAGATAGAGATACCCATGTggttcacgtgattggcTTTTTGCCCTTATTTTGCCCAATGTTCACACTGCAATTGGGCTTATCACCAATGATCGTCTTCCGTGTAGATCCCCCAATCAACTGGGGTCGACGATAAAGGACTGACGGGTGtctctacagtacagtcTGACGAAGGAAACAGGGGAAGGAGCTGTCAAGCTGTCATCTTCCTTGTTTGGTCTACATGTCTTCAGGGCAGTTGGACATTTCCGCCCCAAAAAAGTCTTTGTTGAGTGAGCCATTTCAAGACCCTCAGTTGCTGCTCATAATGAGTTTTCGTGACAGGAAAAATCGCAAAAAATCGCAAAAAATACACTGTAACGACACCACTTTGACTTTACTTGGCTGTGAGACGGTCTTCGGGCGGGGTTAGGGCTGAAACCCGGACCTTTGGACATGTTCTTTGGAGGCCTTGGAAGCCGTGGATAGTGCCGTTTGAGCACCCAAGATTCCTCCCGCTTCTTTCGGCTTTCTTCTGTCTGTTTCTCTACGTAATATCGCCTCTCATCTGTTTGTTTGCGTCTCTACCGCCTCAGTCTCACCTGTACAAGTGGGCCTCTACAGCGCAAAGTTTGAGAAATAGGCACCCGGGTGTACAAGAACGTCGTTACTTTTGGACAGTGGTTCCAGAACGGGTCGGTACAAAGGTTTGGGGGGATTCTGACAACTGGGTTTCATGCCGCGGGTGTCCTATAGGTCTAACGTGTGTCCGGGATGTATCAATTGGTTCCATGTGACATCATCAACGTTTGGTAGGCTATCTGCCAGTCATACAGACCTATGTCAGACAATGGAACCTTGTTTCAGCGACGTTTCTGAGATGGAGGGCATTTCCGAAGGGCAGGAGAGAAGTGTTGGTAAATACATGTCACGACGGGAGAAATTACCATGGTTTTTGCGGATTTTTCCTCGTATTCGAAAGATCCATAAATCAGGTTCCCCATCTTTACTGTTCTGGGCTAAACATCAACATTGCTGGAGCCTAATTTTTTATACTCACGGGTACGCATTTAAGTTATTTTTGAGTCAAGAGGTGCTCGGATAACTGGTACCGGGGTGTTTTGGCTGATGGGGAACGAATTTGTGTATTTTCAGAAATTCATTATATTATACACACAATTCCGAATCGATTTATGCTACTTTCATCCAATTCGGCCCACTACTTGATGCGGTAATGTGGTTCTGTGACTTAAATGggcttctccacctccgagACACCAAGAACTCTCTCATATGCTCTCAAAAGACACATATAGGCAGTGCCATGGCGTCTGCAATGTAGTTATATTTGAGTCTCCAGTTTGCAACCGGCATCCGACTCTCACCGCTTTTCACACCCGCCCTTTTCTGATTGTGGAGAATGTCGCTCAAATCGTTTTTCCTTCGCCGCAAAAAGCCCCAGTTTGAAGAGGTGGCTCCACGAAAGCTCCGCGGCAGCTTTTCCATGCCCAATATGCGAGCAGTGACGATTCTACGAGGCCGGGGAGGCGCCGGCTCGCGCGACGATCTCGTGGACTCGCGCGAAATGCCCCTATCACGTTCCGACCAGTCCGACATCAGCAGCGACTATCTCAGCTCTTCAGGTGACTTTGGCCATCACGATTTCTGGTCCACTCtgtcggaggaggagcagcgaCGCATGAGCAAAATGTACGAGGACGCTCTCAGCGTAGTGGAGTACTACAGCGTCTAACGACGTGAATTGACCCACCAGACCACTAAACACctcaccaacaccaacaccaccaacgcaaacacacacactttTTCAACACGCGCTAACTACTGTCTATAGTCAGACCGGTTCGATCCCACAGTGCACCACCCTTCTCTTTcgcactacaagtagcagcaTCGCTCGCTTTCTGCAACGTCGTAACCGAACATGTCGTATGTCTCGATCCGGCACTGTCAACTTGCAGCACAATGGAGACGGAAGACGGCCCACCAAACTTCAGACAAGACTGTGCCTGAACCATTGTTTCACCGTGACTAGCCCAGTTTCCTAATGCGTCAATCCTACATCATACAAGCGGGCATCTCtgacacacaaacaccccGTCTCAACTTTGGCCCTCTCTCTGTTCGGATCCCGATGGATCCCGTCACGCTTTGCTTTCCTATTTATTTTTGTCTGTTTCAAATCACGCTGACTGGCGtccctttttttatttatacCCTCTTTGTCTAACGACCGCACTCTCCGCATTCTTCTATTTATATACATGGCTGGACCATCTCTAATGTCATTCATTCTTTGTTGCTCACTAattagtacaagtaaacaGCCGTAGTCGTATACTGAACAATGTCGTATTCTATACGGCTCTACGACACATGGTTGACTCACAATCTGTAGCTACAGTCGCACTTGTTGTATAGACGATACCGGAAGTGCAATACGTTCTCCATTCCCCACTCCAAATGTGTCTAATTCTATTAATTCCCTGTTGAAAGGTATAGTACAGTTAGTAGTTGATTTCCGAGGCATTCCTGATACCCATCACTCCACCTTCCTCCACTTTtcggccagctcctcggagCCCTCTCGGGGTCGGACAATGCCGGCACGTACCTCGTTTTCTAGAATCACCTCCAAAGACGCATTGTCCATTGAATCGGTCTGGATCTTTTCATGGGCAATCCAGCCTCCCACCCCCTCCTCGCCCAAGTCTCCATCgggctccatctcctccgcGTGCGTCTCCAGGGCAGGTTGAAGCTGTCCCATGTCGTTATCAGAGTCTGAAGGATCTGGATGGAGAGCTGCACAGGTAGAAAGAGAAGCAAACAGAGTGTCAATCAGAGTGTCCGGTTGAGTGGAGATAATCACCTCACTGAACGACTCCTGGCTTTCGCCCGCAAAAGGACCGACTAAACTCAATGGCGAGTCTTCGAGCTGTAGATAGATCTGCTGGTGGCCGTCAGATCCCTGTTGTGTGGCATGGAGTAAAATTTTCTGGTACGGAATGTTGACACCCGAAGAGGTCTGCGCGAACCACagagtcacatgactggTCAGCACGTAGATCTTTCCCTGCTGGTACGCCGTCTGGTCTCCCTTTCCATCTTCTGATAGCAGTTGGACATTGACAGTTCCTTCAAAGTAGCAGACGACATTGTCTTCCAGCGAGAAAGACGCCGGGGTGGACGACTGGTGTTCTGCGAGCGCCACGTAGTCCTCCCGCGTGAGATCGTGGTCGATGGTGCTGTATTCCATGTGCTGGCTGGTAGTTGGCACGGTCGAAATTCTGGTGATGTtctgaccaaggaggtcTCCCACGTGGTGCATAAACCAGGTGCCaattttaaaaaaaaatagatCAAACCACGTGATTTAGACCGGCTAAAGCAGGTCCTCTTGGTGTTGGGGTTCTGTTTTGTTGAGGGAACTCTTGTATCGTCGTTTGagtcaaaaaaaaccagcTTTTTTCCCTCGTCGTTGGCCACTCAGATTTCGAGATTAGTCATCGAAGGTCGAATATGAAACTTTGCAGTCAAGTTGGCAGGGTACAGAAAAAGTGGTGCTAAACGGATGGTAGTGATTAGCAATTTGGACAGGGTGGTTTAGTGGTGGGGAGTAACTTTCTGCCCGAAAACCAGCTCGTAATCTCTCTTAGAAGCTGCTTTATGAACACTCCCTCGTTTTGTTAGATGCTCAACCTGGTATCACATGACTTGAGCTAATCAGATAACTTTCTTCTGTAGTCTTAGTCAGTGTTCAGCCTGCATAATTACCAAGCATAGACATTCGTCACCCCTCATATATCAACCCTGAAACGACCCCGAGCCAGATCTTTAACGGTGGAATATCACTTTTCAACAACCGCCAAACCGATTTACAACCTCCACTTTTCGGTATCACCTGCAGAAAACACGAGATCAACACAGATAAGCCCTTGACACACATCCAGCATGGCTCAAATGTACTCTACCGCCACCCAGTCTTCTCCGTCGCTGGCTGGAGTCAAGAACATCGTCTTGGTTCTGTCTGGTAAGGGAGGAGTCGGCAAGTCCTCAGTCACGACACAGCTGGCTCTCACGCTAGCAGCACAAGGGAAAAAGGTCGGAGTGCTGGACATTGATCTTACAGGACCTTCCATTCCTCGGTTCTTTGGAATGGAAGACAAACAGGTCTACCAGTCGTCGGCAGGCTGGGTTCCAGTCTACACCGACGCCTCCAGGAATCTATGTCTCATGTCCCTCggcttcttgttgagctctAGAGGAGACTCTGTTGTTTGGAGAGGTCCCAGAAAGACAGCCATGATTCGACAGTTCATCCGAGACGTGGTTTGGGGAGAACTGGATTACCTACTCATTGATACCCCTCCCGGAACGTCAGATGAACACATTTCTATTGCCGAAGAGCTCAGATTCTGCGACCAGATTCTGGGAGCAGTGATTGTCACGACTCCCCAGGGTGTAGCACTGGCAGATGTGCGAAAGGAGCTGTCTTTCTGTAAGAAGATTGGCTTCCCTATTCTTGGAATCATCGAGAACATGAGTGGATATGTCTGTCCTCATTGTTCCGAGTGCCAGaacatcttctccaagggaggaggagagaacCTGGCTAAGCAGTACGAGTGCAAGTTTCTGGGCACGGTCCCCATCGACCCCAAGTTTGTTCTCATGGTGGAGAACGCCAAAGGTGGACTCCAGGAGATTTACGGTGAGACCGACATGGCCAAGATCTTTGCAGGTATCTGTGATAAAGCCTTCAGTGAAGAAAATGAGGAGGAAGCCAAAGAGACGGCCGAAGAGGAAAagtccagagcagccacgAACGGGCAATAACCAGTGTATGTAATATATAACGAATTACGATTGATGAACAacagaaagaaggagagaaaaaaaaaatcgtgATACTGCGCTGTAACAAGCATCAACGCGACCACGTTCCTGTTCATTGAAAAGTTAGTAACAAAACACTGACAAAAAGAGAGGACGACAGGACTCGAACCCGCAGCCTTTGGAGGACGTCGTTCAGAAGAACCGAAATCCAATGCGCTACCATTACGCCACGTCCTCAGGGACTTGTTAGTAAAAAAAGCGTTGGAGCTATATATTTTTAAAAATGTCTTATTTCCCGGGAAATGTGTTCAATTGTTATTTTGAGATATTCAAAAGATCCATTAATGCTCCATATTCTATTGAACCTACTTTTTAGCTCAGTCTGACTGTCTTTAATCGGTTTCGGGGAAGTCTAAACATTTCGAACTTGTGGTTGCTTCGCAAGATGATGGATGACGTCTGTAAAACCTTTCTTGTGAGCATTGAAGTGACTTGATGTTATAATTAAGGCCTCAATCATTGCTACTTTCAAGTCCCCTTCTTTACTGTCTCATTGTTTGTATGATATACTCAATGTCGTATTCAGCTCGAATCTCTATAACACCAGATTTCTGCGCTCCACCAGACAAAAATCTATCTTAGTCATACTCGTAGTAGCAAAGACTGTAAACCTCTCTATTATTACTATTGATTAAAGCCATATATCTTGCGCCTTAAAACTACATCGTCCCACACTCTCAACACCTCCACGGAGCCCCTCTGCATACTCAGATAGGCAGTTATAATAGTCAAGTTCCGCACGAAGAGAGCATGTCCTTGGACTTTTTGTTCTATACTTGCCTTATACAGATGTACACAGTATGGTTCCACGGGCTTTGGTATCTTCGGCTTTAACACCTTCTCAGCTGAGTTGGAGAGAAGGATTATATATAGATGTGAGGAAGACCATGTCTTGGATGTAACTCCACCGACGACAATGATCAAACAACTTCTTTACATTTCTCTCATCTCAACCTTGGCTCTTGCCGGTACCCCTCCCGTGGCCTGTGGCTCCTCAACTCCTTCTTTGAGCTACACTCTTGGTCTGCTTCTTCCTGGAGCTAGTCAGTCTCAGACGCTTCAGATCCGAAGGGACCAAATCGTCTACGGTCTTAGTCAAGGATTTTCCGACTTTGAGGTGACTTTTTCTGGCAACTTTGTCAACGTCATTTCTCCTGGTTTCAACAACGAGCCCCGAGAACTATACTCTGAATGCGACGGAAAACTTCTAGTCAGTGATGTTGCTGCCCCTACTGTCTCCCAGGACGGACGAAAAGGGACCTGGACTTTTGTTGGCGAAGGAAACCAGCTGACTGTTCAGAACAACGGCGAGAGCATCTTCTACAGCTGCCCCAACCCCAATGAACCTATCCGGGGTGGTCAACAGGTCTATGCCAAAACTGGTGACTCGTTTGCGTGTCCTAACCCTGCTGTTGGCACTCTGGTGGCGATGAAAAAGTAGTCATATGGGCTTGTATTATTACATAGGTCGTTACAATAAATATTAGAGAAACCCTCTGAGTCTCTGCTCGGCAGACattttcttcttgggcgAGCCCTTGAGGAAGTCTGCGATTCCTCGGAAAGAAAAGGAGGATTTGATGGTAGCAGCACGCGAAACCGTAGACGCAGAGTCTGCCTCCATGAGAGGCAACTGTCCGGAGTTGAGACTTTGCATACTCTGAATGCTCTGCATTGAAACCATGCGTCTAGGAGCTCGAGTGGTGGCCACAGCCTCTTCAAACAGCGTCTGAGGCTCGATGGGACTCATGGTAGTAGACACATTGCTGGTGGAAGACATGAGCGACATCATTGGCCGAGGGTAGAGAGAGGGGTATGTTTTGGTGTTGAGAGCACGTCTGTTGTCTCGCAGAGATCGTAGagactcacgtgattcacgtgattggcTGCTGGCAGGACGCAGGaactcacgtgacgacTGTTTTGATAGCGGCGGTCGGTCTGAAGAGGTCGAGTCGCGTGATCGGACTGTTTGTAGCGATCTCTCTTGCAGTTTTGAAAGTGGTACCTGGGAAGAGATTGAGTCTGTGCTTTTGTTTGGGTCACGCGAGGGGTATGGATGGTTAGTTAtgtcttgttgttggtctcctggtggagaagaaggtgatgCAGAAGGGCCTCTGTCATTTGCTCTCATCCATTCATGTAGCACAGGGTAATGTTGTTTATGGGGGCTCTTTTCCAGGCCTAGACGCTCGTAAGAAGGTAGCTTTTCTTCGATCGAAAACAGGTGGTTGATGATCGAGTCCAAACGATGGTAGGTCTGTTCGCATTGTGTTGAAATGTTTTCCACCGACTTGAGGGTGTTCTTGGAGGTCCTGAACTGCtggatgttgatgttgatctGCGTGGACGTGTTGACCAAAAGCGAGTCAATTTCGCCCATTCGGCGAATCAGCTCGACCTGTGCCCTCTTcacctcgtccacctcgCATGACAGATCATGCTGGTACTTTGCAGCAATGTGTTGCAGACAGTCGGTCACGTCCTGGGCCTCGGTTTCACATGTCGCCAGAATGGAGTTGTACTTGAACGACGAGACTGGCGGAAGTGGCTTTAAGACGCGTTTCTTGGCATCCATGGTGTTTGATCGCCCACTGGCCGCATTCGCGTTGACAATCACCAGGTTTTCCGGACGACTCGACATGGTGATGTGTGTGTACTGTTCGAAGCAGGGATGTGCCATATGCAGTGTGAGCTTGATAACCTCACATCGGGGTTAGGGAATAACGAGATGAAGGGAGTGAGAGTGTAGGGAGATTGTGGATAGCGTGATTGGGGACTGTCGTGTCTGTCGAACATGTGGCGATCGAAAAAATACGTAGAAGGCGTCTTTTCCCTAAGAGATATGCTGTTGAGGTAGCAATACATTTTACTTCAGTTAATGA
This genomic interval from Yarrowia lipolytica chromosome 1E, complete sequence contains the following:
- a CDS encoding uncharacterized protein (Compare to YALI0E19008g, similar to uniprot|P23287 Saccharomyces cerevisiae YLR433c CNA1 calcineurin B catalytic subunit); the protein is MDNTQLSNAVKAFQNRKPLPKIDFTQHTMEDGSVVSTVDRPIKSVPAPATNKPSDDDVFDRATGKPNLEFLKDHFYREGRLSNEQAIRIVEAGSRILEQEPTLLEVDAPITICGDVHGQFYDLLKLFEVGGTPGPSTRYLFLGDYVDRGYFSVECVLYLWSLKIHYPDSIYLLRGNHECRHLTEYFTFKLECVHKYGVDLYEACLASFCTLPLAAIMNRQFLCVHGGLSPELHTLDDLRRIDRFREPPTHGIMCDLLWADPCEDFGAEKGNEHFVHNSVRGCSFFYSYHAACAFLEANGLLSIIRAHEAQDAGYRMYRKTKSTGFPSVMTIFSAPNYLDAYNNKAAVLKYENNVMNIRQFNSSPHPYWLPNFMNVFTWSMPFVGEKITEMLITMLNICTKEELEDDDSVSGISEATELKPAASVATGDSDAPSAISFDQRRALRNKILAIGRVSRLFNVLRQESESVSELKAVSGGKLPQGTLMLGGQGIRDAITSFEEARSADLSNERLPPTSEEQAKEKQQQQEGFKKAMGEHDEKIQRLARRLSRG
- a CDS encoding uncharacterized protein (Compare to YALI0E19162g, no similarity) — translated: MAHPCFEQYTHITMSSRPENLVIVNANAASGRSNTMDAKKRVLKPLPPVSSFKYNSILATCETEAQDVTDCLQHIAAKYQHDLSCEVDEVKRAQVELIRRMGEIDSLLVNTSTQININIQQFRTSKNTLKSVENISTQCEQTYHRLDSIINHLFSIEEKLPSYERLGLEKSPHKQHYPVLHEWMRANDRGPSASPSSPPGDQQQDITNHPYPSRDPNKSTDSISSQVPLSKLQERSLQTVRSRDSTSSDRPPLSKQSSREFLRPASSQSRESRESLRSLRDNRRALNTKTYPSLYPRPMMSLMSSTSNVSTTMSPIEPQTLFEEAVATTRAPRRMVSMQSIQSMQSLNSGQLPLMEADSASTVSRAATIKSSFSFRGIADFLKGSPKKKMSAEQRLRGFL
- a CDS encoding uncharacterized protein (Compare to YALI0E19030g, no similarity), coding for MSLKSFFLRRKKPQFEEVAPRKLRGSFSMPNMRAVTILRGRGGAGSRDDLVDSREMPLSRSDQSDISSDYLSSSGDFGHHDFWSTLSEEEQRRMSKMYEDALSVVEYYSV
- a CDS encoding uncharacterized protein (Compare to YALI0E19140g, similar to uniprot|Q6CB78 Yarrowia lipolytica YALI0C21274g): MIKQLLYISLISTLALAGTPPVACGSSTPSLSYTLGLLLPGASQSQTLQIRRDQIVYGLSQGFSDFEVTFSGNFVNVISPGFNNEPRELYSECDGKLLVSDVAAPTVSQDGRKGTWTFVGEGNQLTVQNNGESIFYSCPNPNEPIRGGQQVYAKTGDSFACPNPAVGTLVAMKK
- a CDS encoding uncharacterized protein (Compare to YALI0E19074g, similar to uniprot|P40558 Saccharomyces cerevisiae YIL003w) — its product is MAQMYSTATQSSPSLAGVKNIVLVLSGKGGVGKSSVTTQLALTLAAQGKKVGVLDIDLTGPSIPRFFGMEDKQVYQSSAGWVPVYTDASRNLCLMSLGFLLSSRGDSVVWRGPRKTAMIRQFIRDVVWGELDYLLIDTPPGTSDEHISIAEELRFCDQILGAVIVTTPQGVALADVRKELSFCKKIGFPILGIIENMSGYVCPHCSECQNIFSKGGGENLAKQYECKFLGTVPIDPKFVLMVENAKGGLQEIYGETDMAKIFAGICDKAFSEENEEEAKETAEEEKSRAATNGQ
- a CDS encoding uncharacterized protein (Compare to YALI0E19052g, weakly similar to DEHA0D10505g Debaryomyces hansenii, similar to Saccharomyces cerevisiae LOT5 (YKL183W); ancestral locus Anc_4.281); the protein is MHHVGDLLGQNITRISTVPTTSQHMEYSTIDHDLTREDYVALAEHQSSTPASFSLEDNVVCYFEGTVNVQLLSEDGKGDQTAYQQGKIYVLTSHVTLWFAQTSSGVNIPYQKILLHATQQGSDGHQQIYLQLEDSPLSLVGPFAGESQESFSEVIISTQPDTLIDTLFASLSTCAALHPDPSDSDNDMGQLQPALETHAEEMEPDGDLGEEGVGGWIAHEKIQTDSMDNASLEVILENEVRAGIVRPREGSEELAEKWRKVE